Within Candidatus Methylomirabilota bacterium, the genomic segment CACGTACCCGCTCGACCGCTACGTGCGCGTGCACCAGACGTCCGGGACGAGCGGCCAGCCCCTCCGATCGCTCGACACGCAGGAGTCCTGGGACTGGTGGACGCGCTGCTGGGGCTTCGTCCTGCGCGGCGCCGGCGTGACGGCGGCCGACCGCGTGTTCTTCCCGTTCTCGTTCGGGCTCTTCATCGGCTTCTGGGCGGGGTTCGAGGGCGCCCGCGCGCTCGGCGCGCTCGCGATCCCCGGCGGCGGCCAGGACTCCACGACGCGCCTCGCGTGGATGGAGGCCCTGGGCGCGACGGCCCTCGTCTGCACCCCCTCCTACGCGCTCCACCTGGTCGAGGTTGCCCACGAGCGCGGGATCGATCTTTGCCGGGGGTCCGTGCGGGTCACCGTGCACGCCGGCGAGCCGGGCGCGGGGATCCCGGCCGTGCGCGCGAGGATCCAGGAGGGCTGGGGAGCGCGCGCGTTCGACCACGCGGGCATGACGGAGATGGGCGCGTACGGTTACGAGTGCGCGGAGCAGGCGGGGCTGCACGTCAACGAGTCGGAGTTCATCGCGGAGGTGGTCGATCCCGCGAGCGGGGCGCCCGCGCGCGAAGGCGAGCTCGTGCTGACGAACCTCGGTCGGCTCGGCTCGCCCGCCGTCCGCTACCGCACCGGCGACCGCGTGCGCGTGGCCGGCGCGCCGTGCCCGTGCGGGCGCACGTTCCTGCGCCTCGAGGGCGGGATCCTGGGGCGCCTGGACGACATGCTGATCGTGCGCGGCGTCAACGTCTTCCCCTCGGCGGTCGAGGGGATCGTGCGGCGGTTCACGGCCGTGGACGAGTTCCAGCTCGAGGTCTTCCGCGCGGGCGAGCTCGACGAGGTCCGCGTGCTGCTCGAGGTCGGTGACGACGCGACCGTGCGCTCGGTGCAGGAGGCGCTCCGCGTGGGGCTCGGCATCCGGCTCGAGGTGCGCGCCGTGCCGCCCCGGAGCCTGCCGCGCCACGAGCTGAAGGCGCGCCGGGTCGTCCGGCGGTGAAGAAGCGCACGAGCGATCCGTGGATGCCCGCCGACCGTTTTGGGCGCGGGCTCCCCGTGCTGACGGTGAACCTGCTCGTGCGCGAGGTCGCGCGGGCCGTCGAGTTTTACCGGAAGGTGCTCGCGGCGAGGGTTCACTATGCGGACCCGGATTTCGCGGCCCTCGCGGTGAACGGCGTCGAGCTCATGCTCCACGCCGACCACACCTACGACAAGCATCCCTGGCACGCGGCGCTGACGCGCGGCGAGCGCCGGGGCCTCGGCGCCGAGCTCCGGCTGTTCGGGGTCGATCCAGACGTCGTCGAGGGCGCCGCCCGGGGGGTCGGCGCCCCGATCGTCCAGCCCGCGACCACGAAGGGCCACGGCTGGCGCGAGGTGATGGTCGAGGATCCCGACGGCTACGTGTGGGCGGTGGGCGTCCGGGCGCCCGGATAGAAGGGTGCCCCTTTGACCCGGCATCGGCTACTATCGGATTTCAGCGAGGATGGCTGAGGAAATCGGCGCGCAAGGGCAGGTGCCGGGACCGCAGGCAGCGCCCGGGGCGGCGGTGCCGTTCGGCGGCACCGTCACGATCTTCTTCAGCGATATCCGCGGGTTCACCGACTACACCGAGCAGTCCGGCGACGAGGCGGCCTACCGCATTCTGCGCGAGCACAACGCCATCGTCCGAAAGCAGATCGAGGCGTTCGGCGGCGTGGTCGTGAAGACCCAGGGCGACAGCTTCATGGTCGCCTTCACGACGGCCCGCGGGGCCATCCTCTGCGCGGTCGCGACCCAGCGGGCGATCGGGCAGGCGGACCGCAACCACACCGGCCCCCGGATCGCGATCGGCGTCGGGATCAACACGGGTGAGCCGATCCAGGAGGGCGGGGACTACTTCGGGAGCATGGTGAACCTCGCCGCGCGGATCTGCGCGGCGACCGGCCCCGGCCAGATCCTCATCGCCGAGACCACGCGCGACGTGGCCGGGCGGATCGAGTCCGTGGAGTACGTGGACCGCGGGCTCCACGAGCTCAAGGGCTTTCCCGAGCCCAAGCGGCTCTGCGAAGTCGTCTGGCGCCCCGCCGAGGCGCGGGAGGCGACCGAGGGCCGCGCGACGCCCGCCGCCGCGGCCGAGGACACCGCGGCGCTCACGACGGTGGTCCAGCGCGCGATC encodes:
- a CDS encoding phenylacetate--CoA ligase family protein, with product MFDPRLETLAPDALREHQWRRFHAMARELCASNPFARAKWRAAGVAAADDLRGWDDFRRLPFTLKRELVEDQAAHPPFGTNLTYPLDRYVRVHQTSGTSGQPLRSLDTQESWDWWTRCWGFVLRGAGVTAADRVFFPFSFGLFIGFWAGFEGARALGALAIPGGGQDSTTRLAWMEALGATALVCTPSYALHLVEVAHERGIDLCRGSVRVTVHAGEPGAGIPAVRARIQEGWGARAFDHAGMTEMGAYGYECAEQAGLHVNESEFIAEVVDPASGAPAREGELVLTNLGRLGSPAVRYRTGDRVRVAGAPCPCGRTFLRLEGGILGRLDDMLIVRGVNVFPSAVEGIVRRFTAVDEFQLEVFRAGELDEVRVLLEVGDDATVRSVQEALRVGLGIRLEVRAVPPRSLPRHELKARRVVRR
- a CDS encoding VOC family protein, which translates into the protein MKKRTSDPWMPADRFGRGLPVLTVNLLVREVARAVEFYRKVLAARVHYADPDFAALAVNGVELMLHADHTYDKHPWHAALTRGERRGLGAELRLFGVDPDVVEGAARGVGAPIVQPATTKGHGWREVMVEDPDGYVWAVGVRAPG